Genomic DNA from Solanum dulcamara chromosome 4, daSolDulc1.2, whole genome shotgun sequence:
aaaatcattttattttgattgtttatAAGCTATTGAATTTCTCCGACATATGATTGATAAACTAGTGAAGGGACTTCGAAAATTTATGCATGTTCCAATTTATTGAACTTTAATATATAATAAGAGCAATACTTTGCTACTAATTATTTGAAACTCTAAAAATCAATATCTAAAtaattctttctcttttctccACGTATAGCTCTTATTGTCATAATTATTACAAATATTTCATGAAAAGATCACTTGCCACAAGTTCTCCATTTAAGCTCTTACAAACTCCTTTACAACAAGGGTCATGTCCTTTAACTTCATGTCATCAAAAAACTCACAGCCATGAAACCCTCCTTCACTAAAACTATCCACTACTTGCACCCCTTTTTCCTTCAACACCTTCGAAACCTCAATTTGTCGATCGATCAAAGGATCACCGTCGCAGTTAATTATCAGAATTTTCCAACCTAGTATTTTTACTTGATCAAAGAAATTTTCATTTGATTGAATCTCCACCATCGGATTACTATACGGATGATCACGATCACTACCTATAGGCAATCCTAACTCCCACAGAATGTCGCTCAAATTAAGGGACAATATCTTATCGCGGGCTAATCTTAATTCCGATTTTGTCCTTTCATTCCCACCAAAAAAAGCATGATGCAGTATCAACCCTTTGATTTCTAAAGGCTTAAGGGATTCACTAACTTCAGACACACGTAATCCTACATTGTAGGCTATGTTGCCACCAGCACTAGTACCTAAGAGAAAACATTTGGACAAATCAGCATATCTTTTCAACAGCTCGTCGGGGGTATTTTTGATCCAATACAACGATTCCACACAATCATCGTACGCTGCTGGGAGTCGATTTTCGGGGGCGTATCGATAATCGACCGATACAATTATGGCTGGAATTTCGACAGCGAGTGTTGCATAAAACTTTTGTAAGATTGGTTTGTCTACAGTAACTTCCATTACGAATCCTCCACCATGAAAATATACTACAAGAGGGAGTTTATTTTCAGAGTTTAGTACTTCACGAGGGATGATAATACGAGCTATCGTGCCTTTAGTGGGGTTAATAACAAAATCTTTCATGTATACTACAGAGGAATCATTATCAAGAATAGTGGTGGAAAATGGAGGAGTTGGAATTTGCAAACGTGTGATAGAGCCATCAGTGTTAGGAATAATGCCCAAGTATCCATAAGGATCGACATTTGGATCAACTGGAGCAATTTGATCAGACATGGCAATTAAAATATTGGACAAGTTAGCTAAAAACCGACTATAGTAATAATGGAGGAAATCAAGTGCATATTGGTGAAGGTTTTATAGCCTTTTAAAATCAACATTTCTTCCCGACATAGAAGCTTCCACAAATATTTAGCGAACATCGTAAAGCCACGTAGCATGCGTAAATTTGTGGACAAAGGGAATTGTTGGCAAAAATAAAATCGAATCGAAAATTGCACCAATccataaattaaagaaaaaaatccgACTAGTTGTTTGATATGACTTGATTTGATATTGGGAAAAAAATCCGGACTATATTTGGATTGGTTtagttttaacttaattagaaaAGTCAATCCGAGACCAAATCAACccgatattatatatattatttttaaaatttatttcatatataaaactatttactttgatataatttataaatggttcttatattttttcataatttttaaagataagtgtcaaaaacatatctgaactattttctttttttgagtttcatacctaaactattggaagtgtgagtttcatacctaaactattacttattagtttgagaaacacacctttctctcttttatttcactctgtgtgtacactctctctttcattttaaaaatattgtgaCATCACACTCCACAcggacaaaaataaaaattaattaaattatcaaaattaattaacattaaagattaaattattactattttccgtccaaaaaaatttataaaattaaaaatataaaatatttttcttacctcactccaccactttctctcactatacctccccccaccccccaccccaaattttttttattaaatttcttttataatttttttaaaatttcttttacttcATCTCCCCCCTCTCCCCTCAAATactaatttagatattattttttaaataaaagaaaaaatctacCCCGACCTACCTAACCCTacgctttcaattttttttctcattttgtgttagatatatgcatatgatttttgaaaagtattttttacttgccacaagacttttcttaaaataaaatttttatttctgttatattcgGTACGCAAgttgataaaaatatttctaatacatgtacatatctaacacaaaaagAGAAAgtctatataaaaaaaattaagagtggagggttagatggggtggtataattttattttttttaaaattaaaaataataatattttttaggaaggagcAGGAGGGGGTGAACTAtgaatttcttaaaaatattttataaaagaaatttaaaaatattttaaaaaataataggaCGTGGAATATTAGTTAAGTGGTGGTGGAGTGCGTaagcaaaatattttgaattttattttttttaaaaaatattttttaaaaaaaatctcttttgggggatagaaatactgtagtttttaacttttaactaatattaatattttatttaattgttatcaaggtataatattttatccatgtggcAAGGTTTTTTCAAAcaatagagagagtagagaaAGTATATTACACAGAGGTGTGTTTCttaaactaataagtgataatttaggcatgaaactaataagtgtcaaaaatacacCTAAATTATCCCGCTTTTAATAGTTTAtgcatgaaattaaaaaaaaaggaataatttaAGTGTCAACATTTGTGTGCCTATAAGATACGTacaaaagtcataaaaaaataGGTTTTTAGATGTCTTATAATAGAGAAATTTCAGCCTTAAGGGGCCTTACATGTCTTCTTCTACTCTGAAAAAATAGCTTGTagttttctttctttaaatAGTGAAGTTGCTATTCCCCATAATTGACCATTctagaaagaaattaaaaaaaggcAAATTCTAATCCTATTAGTTGCACAAATGGTGATTTTAGCTTTCAAAGAAAAGGACAATTTCCTATGTAACTAAAACTAAATATGAGAACTTGTACAGATTAAAAGGACACTAATCCTTCTCCAAGCAACCAGACAATCCCgaatatgaaaaaattcttAACGAAAAATGCTTTTTTAAATAGGCTCTAGCCTTTAAGTAGTGTGAATTTGAATCTGGGTTCAATGCATGTACCGGACATTTTATgaaaaaacaaaaggaaaacTTTCCAAATTCAAAGAAGCAAACCAAAATTTTGTTCCCTTCTCCAGCTAAtccaaatttcattttttcaacttttttcttTCCAATTTATGATAATTATATTGGAATTTTATTCTCGTTTACTTTTCATTTGCCTGGTTTTTATTTCTATGGAAGCATCCAAAGTAGTTAATCTCTggttttctcttattaacaacTACTACGTACAATTGTCTATTCATGTGAATATTGATTTCTCGATACTAAGTTTAAACGAATAAAACAATTTTTAGTACAATCCGAAAATGTTATTATAATAACTTTAATAAGACATTTAGGCTTCGtttgttttcattaaaatatacaatcatGGAATGGTTTGTTGACTTGCTATGTCCTTCATAGGCAGGGTGATGGGGCATTGGATACGTGGGAGAAGATGGAGAGGTTAGGAGTAGACCCTGATTCTATTACTTGTGTCCTTGTGATATCAGCTTATAGACACACTTCCAGAAATTTAGTTGATTGTTGCCAAAAGTTCTTTTCCTCAATGCAATCCTCATATAATCTAAACCCCACCTCGGAGCATTATGCAGGTTTTGTAGGTGTCTTAGGTTATTGGGGTCTGCTCGAAGAAGCAGAAAAGATAATTAGTGCAATGCCATTTGAACCAAAGGCTTCTGTTTGGCATACTTTGCTTGATGGTTGTAGGTTACACGTGAATGCTATCATTGGTAAAAGGGCCATGAAGAATATACTTTCCATTGTCCCACAGGATCCTTCTACTTTCATACTAAAGTCAAATCTTTACTCAGCATCTGGAAGATGGCAGTGTTCGGAACTTGTTAGGGCGGAGATGAGGGAGAAGGGTATCCGGAAAATACCAGGACGAAGTTGGATCATAATTGGCGACAAGGTTCATTCCTTCTTTGCTAGAGACAAATTGCATTCACAGTCCAAAGACATATACAGTGGCTTACAAATACTTATTCTGGAGTGTCTGAAGGCTGGATATGTACCTTATACAAGTCTTGTGCTTCATGAAGTGGAGGAGCATCAGAAGAAAGACTTCTTGTTCTACCACAGTGCAAAACTCTCTGTAACCTTTGGGCTTCTGATGACGAGACCTGGAAGACCTGTTCGCGTTATGAAGAATGTGCTTCTCTGTGGTGACTGCCATACATTCTTCAAATATGTTTCTGTTGTCACCAAGAGAGATATACACATAAGAGATGCTTCAGGTTTTCATCATTTTGTAAATGGTAAATGCTCGTGCAGGGATAATTGGTTCTGAGAAAAgagatattttgataatttttagcTGTAGCTTTTATTGTTAATTTCAAGTTTTTGTtactaatattttaaaatctgTTGTTAGATATACAACAATAAGAATGTATTTACACCACGTAAAGAACTTTTAATCAATCAGTTTGACAAAAATACTTTTCTCTGTCTATAAAGTTTGAGAAAAGCACAAGACTTTGCATCTTCCTCTCTGATTTTCATTATATTCTTGCTTTTGAATgctaaatcatttttttttttggcaagtAAGATAATTCATTGATTATATTACCATGAGGCGCTGAAAATTTATGTACAAGTACAGCAACAAGAAATCTATTTgctccatttttttttaataaggggTATATCTGTTCTAAATCAAAGTAGCACTAACTATAACCCTCTGCCTAATCTGAGGGCCTGTAGCAATGTAATGAACAACtaagtataaataaaatttcatcagttccaaaaaaaataaatgtatttgCCCATATTGACAATACTTCACAACTTATAGCTCTAAAAGTGGacttttattttcataattgttacaaatatttcatcaaataaaAGATCACTTGCCACAAATGCTTTCATCAAGCTCTCAGAAACTCCTTTACAACAAGGGTCAATTCCTTTAACTTCATGCcatcaaaatactcacagcCATGAAACCCTCCTTCACTAAAACAATCCACAACTTGCACCCCTTTTTCCTTCAACATCTTCGAAACCTCAATTTGTCGATCGATCAAAGGATTACCATCACAGTCAATCATCAAAATCTTCCAACCTTGTGTTTTCACTTGATCAAACAAATCTTCATTTGATAGAATCTCCACCATTGGATTACAATATGGATGATCGTGATCACTACCAATAGGCAACCCTAGCTCCCACATTATGTCACTCACATTAAGGGGCAACATCTTATCGCGAGCTAATCttaattccaattttgtccttTCATTCCCGCCAAAAAGACTATGATATAAAATCAACCCTTTGATTTCTAAAGGCTTAAGGTATTCACTAACTCCAGCTACACGTAGTCCTACGTGGTACGCTATGTTGCCACCAGAACTAGTGCCCAATAGAAAACACTTTGAAAAATCGGCATATGTTTTCAACAACTCATTAGGGGTATTTTTGATCCAATGCAACGATTCCATGCAATCATCGTACGCTGCTGGGAGTCGATTTTCAGGGGCGTATCGATAATCGACCGATACAATTATTGCAGGAATTTTGGCTGCGAGTGTTGCACAAAACTTTTGTAAGATTGGTGTGTCTACCGTAATTGCCATTACAAATCCTCCACCATGAAAATATACTACAAGAGGAAGTTTATTTTCCGAGTTTAGTACCTCACGAGGGATGATAATACGAGCCATTGTGCCTTTAGTGGGGTTAATAACAAGATCTTTCATGTATACGATAGAGGAATCATTATCAATAATAGTGGTGGAAAATGGACGAGTTGGAATTTGCGAACGTGTGATAGAGCCATCAGTGTTAGGAATAATGCCCAAGTATCCATAAGGATCGACATTTGGATCAACTGGAGCAATTTGATCAGACATGACAATAATTAAATCGGACAAGTTTAGAAACAGACTAGTAATGGGGAAAAGTATGGGTGATGTTTGCCTTGAGGTTTTTATAGTATAATCTTATATAGACTACTTTAACATTTTGTGTTTTATTTTCtacattttctcttatttttcccttaaaaaaaatcaagaatcatTTAACCCTATGTGTTAAGAATTTGCTTTTGAACTACTGTTAACTTATTTTTACTGCTTTTAGTATTAAATAAGACTTAGAGTCTGTTTGAATTggtttataagctgttttcagcttttttgagtgtttgactgattAACTAAAAACCATTTTGTGCATAAAAtaaacccaaaaaataattaagcatGTTTGACTTAATTTATCTAAAACAccttataagctgcttataagctgtttcAAATAAGTTAAGCCAAATATGCACTTAATCAATTAGTTGTTAGCcatctattattattatttaggaGCTAATTAGTGATTAAGGAATCTGCAAATCGTGTGCTTAtagtttcctttttattttagaTCTTAAATGTAATCTTCAGACAATCAATAAAAGTGTTCTTTTGCCGATATTTTTCACTTCTCTGCTTTCTAATATCTTGTACCTTCGAAATTTAccaacaatataaaatataatttcaaattgATCAAACTCCACCCTATTGCACAATTAATGGAGATTTCAACTTGAAAAGAAAAGGACAGTTTCCTAATTTTGACCAGAAAGTATACATATTTAACAAGTAATGAcatgtcaaagaaaatgacacaATTCAAAAACAATATTTTCAGATCCTTTGCATTCTAGCCAAGCATATGTGtgtataaaagaaatataactTGACCCAATAATAGAATGCCGTTGTTTGAATGTTAAATGACACTGACTTAGTATAtacaagaaaatattaaggtgCGTGAAAGTGATAGAGCGATActtatttgaattattattgtATGACGGGGTTTGGACTGTTTTTCTTCTACATTTGcttctttcaaattataaatttcaaatatcaaTTTCTATATCTATGATATTTTGTAAATTACATGTTTACCTTGGCTTCCCTGCTTGGAAAATTAGAATATTTATTTAGTAAATACTTCTTCATCATGTGCAGAGAAGATGCTTATATGAGATTCAAGGTGTATTGGGAAATTAAGCTTTTTCCCAATgagtttttcctaataaggttttaatgaggcacaaaATCTATAGGTGTTcaggatatatatgtatattatttattgtaaagtttttaatggACCACATTTCACATGAACATCTAAAGAAGAGTgttaaaaaacaaataaaatggaTGTCTCTATCTGCTTTCCTCTTTTCCCCTACCCCCCATTGTCCTTAATACCCTTAGTCAATTTTGGTGTCTCATCCTTGGCTATATATATCCACCTCTTTTCCCCTACCTCCATTGTCATTAATCCCCTTAGTCAATTTTGGTGTCTCATCCTTAGCTATGTATATCCAACGAGTGTGTGCGATTAAGTACACAACTCTAAAAACTCAGTATTCTCAATTTTCTCAACTCTCTTTTGTCTGTTTTTTCCTCTagttttttgcttatttttcttataatattattactctcataatatttttcatttatttggtcaaatcttttgaaaaatctttttagaaaaataaaattttagaaaaatgagAATTTCTTTTGAGAAAACAAGTTTCATGCATCTCACACGGATTGTCTTCTCCACCCCCTAATAGACTCCACCCCACTCCGACCCCTAGTCCCACCCCGTTCAGACCAGCccattttcataaataattatttttgtaataatatttttatatatttatcaaacatcatgtaaaaaaaaaatgttatttctagaaaaataatttttatggtaaatatttttcttcgtaccaaacacactattaatattaaatactttctaattttaaatttcttcaagtttttttctttttccaagaatcACCCTGACATTTccttctctctatatattttttCGTTTTGAAATATCTGTGTTTACTTTGAGAACGATTACACAGACAAATACATTGaactaatatcaagaagtgtaaaaaggaaaaaaattctgTTCAACTATTGAAAGGACACAAAAGATAAAAAAGCAGTGCACATGTACagtccttttttttaaaacaaatttaagagtcattaattatatattaattatatacgtAGAAAGACTAGCCTAAGCAATCTTTCATAAGAGGAAATAACAACTTGTCCATCATAATTAATTTGGTAAATCTTCCACCAAGAAAATAAGTTGAGTGCTCATCCTGCCATAGCACTATATTATGGGTCAATGGGAGACTACAGTTCATTAAATTTTAGTGAACATAAAAAAAAGCCTTTTTTAAAGATATCTCGATAAAATAATTAGAATATGCTTAAACTAGTGCCATCACTATATTAGTTATAACAAAGTTGGATATATCATTGGACGAGGGGAAGAACTATagcaaataaagtaaaaatcattttattttgattgtttatAAGCTATTGAATTTCTCCGACATGTGATTGATAAACTAGTGAAGGGACTTCGAAAATTTATGCATGTTCCAATTTATTGAACTTTAATATATAATAAGAGCAATACTTTGCTACTAATTATTTGAAACTCTAAAAATCAATATCtaaataattctttttcttttctccacGTATAGCTCTTATTGTCATAATTATTACAAATATTTCATGAAAAGATCACTTGCCACAAGTTCTCCATTTAAGCTCTTACAAACTCCTTTACAACAAGGGTCATGTCCTTTAACTTCATGTCATCAAAAAACTCACAGCCATGAAACCCTCCTTCACTAAAACTATCCACTACTTGCACCCCTTTTTCCTTCAACATCTTCGAAACCTCAATC
This window encodes:
- the LOC129886271 gene encoding carboxylesterase 1-like → MSDQIAPVDPNVDPYGYLGIIPNTDGSITRLQIPTPPFSTTILDNDSSVVYMKDFVINPTKGTIARIIIPREVLNSENKLPLVVYFHGGGFVMEVTVDKPILQKFYATLAVEIPAIIVSVDYRYAPENRLPAAYDDCVESLYWIKNTPDELLKRYADLSKCFLLGTSAGGNIAYNVGLRVSEVSESLKPLEIKGLILHHAFFGGNERTKSELRLARDKILSLNLSDILWELGLPIGSDRDHPYSNPMVEIQSNENFFDQVKILGWKILIINCDGDPLIDRQIEVSKVLKEKGVQVVDSFSEGGFHGCEFFDDMKLKDMTLVVKEFVRA
- the LOC129884688 gene encoding carboxylesterase 1-like is translated as MSDQIAPVDPNVDPYGYLGIIPNTDGSITRSQIPTRPFSTTIIDNDSSIVYMKDLVINPTKGTMARIIIPREVLNSENKLPLVVYFHGGGFVMAITVDTPILQKFCATLAAKIPAIIVSVDYRYAPENRLPAAYDDCMESLHWIKNTPNELLKTYADFSKCFLLGTSSGGNIAYHVGLRVAGVSEYLKPLEIKGLILYHSLFGGNERTKLELRLARDKMLPLNVSDIMWELGLPIGSDHDHPYCNPMVEILSNEDLFDQVKTQGWKILMIDCDGNPLIDRQIEVSKMLKEKGVQVVDCFSEGGFHGCEYFDGMKLKELTLVVKEFLRA